Proteins encoded together in one Solanum lycopersicum chromosome 7, SLM_r2.1 window:
- the LOC101268773 gene encoding protein YIP4b-like, with product MSHGDTIPLHSSSQSDIDEIENLIYSNPSTVLPARPPSPPRAAIPVSSSPFMPSNLRPPPPPTSTTTNNYKPTPVPAIPSPPPLPSSGQSNIAATGFGSPPNTLTEPVWDTVKRDLSRIVSNLKLVVFPNPYREDPGKALRDWDLWGPFFFIVFLGLTLSWSASVKKSEVFAVAFALLAAGAVILTLNVLLLGGHIIFFQSLSLLGYCLFPLDVGAFICMLKDNVILKVVVVCVALAWSSWAAYPFMSTAVNPRRKALALYPVVLMYVSVGFLIIAID from the exons ATGTCACATGGAGACACTATACCTCTTCACTCCTCATCTCAATCTGACATTGATGAAATTGAAAACCTCATCTATTCCAATCCTTCTACTGTCCTTCCAGCACGCCCTCCTTCTCCTCCTCGTGCTGCCATTCCTGTTTCATCTTCTCCTTTCATGCCTTCCAATCTACGCCCACCACCTCCCCCTACATCTACCACAACCAACAATTACAAACCGACACCTGTTCCTGCCATTCCATCTCCACCACCCCTACCTTCATCTGGACAGTCAAATATAGCTGCTACCGGATTCGGATCGCCTCCCAATACCCTTACCGAACCCGTTTGGGATACCGTCAAAAGAGATCTGTCCAGAATTGTTAGTAATTTGAAGCTGGTGGTTTTCCCTAATCCTTATAGAGAAGATCCTGGCAAAGCTCTTCGTGATTGGGATCTATGGGGAcctttcttcttcattgttttcCTTGGTCTCACTTTGTCATGGTCTGCTTCTGTTAAGAAG TCTGAGGTTTTTGCTGTTGCATTTGCTCTGCTGGCTGCCGGTGCTGTCATTCTGACACTGAATGTATTGTTACTG GGCGGTCATATAATCTTCTTCCAAAGTCTCAGTCTGCTGGGTTACTGTCTATTCCCGCTTGATGTTGGTGCTTTCATTTGCATGCTAAAGGACAACGTGATATTGAAGGTAGTTGTAGTATGTGTTGCACTAGCTTGGAGCTCTTGGGCGGCATACCCCTTCATGAGTACAGCTGTTAACCCTAGAAGGAAAGCTCTTGCCCTGTATCCTGTAGTACTCATGTATGTATCTGTTGGATTTCTCATTATTGCCATTGATTGA